The following are encoded in a window of Parambassis ranga chromosome 15, fParRan2.1, whole genome shotgun sequence genomic DNA:
- the LOC114447696 gene encoding complement C3-like isoform X1 gives MRGTLSLLLASLASLTFPTDAVPLKVLSAPNLLRVGTLEKIFVEMQDCTENENITVNIRVKNHPTKSKELAHTTVTLNKANMFQAFGEIAIPTADFSRDASMKQHVYLQADFPGQTLEKVVLVSFQSGYIFIQTDKTLYTPNSKVHYRIFGVTPDMKPVGENTGTDSTISIEIVTPDNIILQHSDSVTMTSGMYSGHYALGEIVSTGVWKLVAMFQSNPQQTFSAEFEVKEYVLPSFEVKLTPSSNFFYVDSEEFTVDIAATYLFGQEVEGTAYVVFGVICEGQKKSFSASLQRVQIQRGKGKASLRQNHITQTYSNILDLEKKFLYVAVSVLTDTGSEMVEAELRGIQIVQSPYTIHFKRTPKYFKPGMTFDVWIEVLNPDESPAAGVPVVVIPGDDSGITEDNGMARLTINTVAMQKTLEITAKTLDRRISDKRQTSANMTAFPYQTNSNHYIHISVDATEMKLGKNLKVLLYLNTKGNHDITLLILSRGQLVDFKRKRTEGQLLIAAIFPIDREMLPSFRVVAYYHPTADEVVSDSVWVNVKVSCMGMLRLEPTRHVPSYEPSKMFGMRVTGDPGATVGLVAVDKGVYVLNNKLRLTQKKIWDIVEEHDTGCTPGGGKDSMGVFFDAGLLFVTSTASGTPYRQGLKCAAPERKKRAATLMEVTTSMLSRYQEKTERECCLDGMKEIPVSYSCERRMNYIVDGQACKDAFLYCCTEMKKVRKERREENLQLARSEDNDSDYLDSTEIVSRTKFPESWEWTIITLPACSPVTPNCETTSISKGVPLPGSITTWQFTGISLSRTRGICVGEPMSVIVKKEFFIDLRLPYSAVRDEQLEIKAILHNYSPESVTVRVELIEEEHVCSAASRRGKYRQEVTIRAETSRSVPFVIIPMKDGERTIEVKAAVKGSSISDGIIKKLLVVPKGVLIKTPIVIPIDPTKIGVDGKQEQTINSGIARSDVVPNTPTSTQIYVMGREQVSVLVENVISGSSMASFILQPSGCGEQNMITMTLPVIATTYLDKTNQWETVGFQKRDEALGHITTGYHNELAYRNDDGSFSTFVNGINSTWLTAYVLKVFSMSHPLVKVENNVLCNAVNFLILKTQEPDGKFCEVGRVVHGEMIGDVAGKDSDVSLTAFCLIAMQESKSICNESVNSLSSSIDKAVAYLEKRLPNVTNPYAIAMSSYALSIENKLNKQLLYNFVSSDLAHWTVPSGDIYTLEATAYALLALVKAKALEDAGRVVRWFNQQDFVGGGYGSTQATITVYQAVAEYWAIAKEPEYDLNVEIKVQGRLKSVRFSFNRNNHYATRRENLKDINQNVTVVATGTGEATLKMVSLYYAEPKLTESDCKRFNLSVELIPEQMGEDNRVYKLKIEVLHKNSSHDASMSILDIGLLTGFTPNKDDLDALSSGHARIISKYEMNKFLSERGSLILYLDKVSHSEPEEISFRIHQEIKVGVVQPAAVSVYEYYDQTHCVKFYHPERKAGHLLRLCNGEDCPCAEENCSMQKKGDISNELRTQTVCESTRTHKIEFVYKVKVEEFQQDSTTDRYTMRIEEIIKEGNTDVGALGKLRIFLTFPHCRAALNLIKGKTYLIMGSSRDIRRVEQHKTYQYVLGERTWVEYWPTPGECQLDHRNTCLGLEDMVETYREFRCED, from the exons ATGAGGGGGACTCTGTCGCTGCTGCTGGCCTCTCTAGCCTCCCTAACTTTTCCAACTGATGCAGTTCCATT GAAAGTGCTGTCTGCCCCCAACCTGCTGAGGGTGGGAACACTAGAAAAGATCTTTGTGGAGATGCAAGACTGcactgaaaatgaaaacatcactGTAAACATCAGAGTGAAGAACCATCCAACCAAAAGCAAAGAGCTGGCACACACCACTGTGACCCTTAACAAAGCAAACATGTTCCAGGCATTTGGGGAAATAGCG ATTCCTACTGCAGACTTCAGCAGGGATGCCTCCATGAAGCAGCATGTTTACCTGCAAGCTGATTTTCCTGGACAAACACTGGAGAAGGTTGTTTTAGTGTCCTTCCAGTCTGGCTACATCTTTATTCAGACGGACAAGACCCTCTACACCCCTAACAGCAAAG TTCACTATAGGATATTTGGAGTGACACCTGACATGAAGCCTGTAGGGGAGAACACTGGAACTGATTCTACCATTTCCATCGAGATTGTG ACCCCTGATAACATCATTTTGCAGCATTCAGATAGTGTTACCATGACATCAGGAATGTACTCTGGACATTATGCACTCGGTGAAATTGTTAG CACTGGAGTGTGGAAGTTGGTGGCAATGTTCCAAAGCAACCCACAGCAGACCTTTTCTGCAGAGTTCGAGGTCAAAGAGTACG TCCTGCCCAGTTTTGAGGTTAAACTAACACCTTCAAGCAATTTCTTCTATGTGGACAGTGAAGAGTTCACTGTTGACATCGCAGCTAC GTATCTGTTTGGTCAGGAAGTGGAAGGAACAGCCTATGTCGTATTCGGAGTTATATGTGAAGGTCAGAAGAAGAGCttttcagcttctcttcagagaGTGCAG ATTCAAAGAGGTAAAGGAAAGGCTTCGCTGAGACAGAATCACATCACACAGACTTACTCAAACATCCTTGACCTTGAGAAGAAGTTCTTATATGTAGCTGTCAGTGTGCTGACAGATACCG GTAGTGAAATggtggaggcagagctgagAGGTATCCAGATTGTCCAGTCACCGTACACCATCCACTTCAAAAGAACTCCAAAATACTTCAAACCAGGAATGACCTTTGATGTTTGG ATTGAAGTTCTGAATCCTGATGAGTCTCCGGCAGCTGGTGTTCCAGTTGTTGTTATTCCTGGTGATGACAGTGGCATTACTGAAGACAATGGCATGGCAAGGCTTACCATCAATACAGTGGCAATGCAAAAAACACTGGAAATCACT GCAAAGACGCTTGATAGGCGTATTTCAGATAAACGTCAAACATCTGCCAACATGACAGCTTTTCCATACCAAACCAACAGCAACCATTATATCCACATAA GTGTCGATGCAACTGAGATGAAATTAGGAAAGAACTTAAAGGTCCTGCTCTACCTCAACACCAAGGGAAATCATGACATCACATTGCTG ATCCTGAGCAGAGGCCAGCTCGTGGACTTTAAACGTAAAAGGACAGAGGGCCAACTTCTGATTGCGGCGATATTTCCTATCGACAGGGAAATGCTACCTTCATTCCGTGTTGTAGCCTACTACCATCCAACTGCCGATGAAGTGGTGTCAGACTCTGTTTGGGTGAACGTAAAAGTCTCCTGCATGGGCATG TTAAGGCTGGAGCCAACAAGACATGTACCATCCTATGAACCCAGTAAGATGTTTGGTATGAGAGTCACAGGAGATCCAGGGGCCACAGTGGGACTGGTCGCAGTTGACAAAGGTGTCTACGTCTTAAACAACAAGCTGCGACTCACCCAGAAAAAG ATATGGGACATAGTAGAGGAGCATGACACAGGATGCAcaccaggaggaggaaaggacaGTATGGGTGTGTTCTTTGATGCTGGCCTTCTGTTTGTGACCAGCACTGCTTCTGGGACCCCGTACAGACAAG GACTGAAATGCGCTGCCCCAGAAAGGAAAAAACGAGCTGCTACCTTAATGGAGGTCACAACCAGTATGT TAAGTAGAtatcaggagaaaacagagcgTGAGTGTTGTTTGGATGGCATGAAAGAAATCCCTGTTTCATATTCCTGCGAGAGACGCATGAACTACATTGTGGATGGTCAGGCTTGCAAAGATGCCTTCCTTTACTGCTGTACTGAGATGAAAAAAGTGcgaaaggagaggagggaggaaaatcTTCAGCTGGCTCGCA GTGAGGACAATGACAGTGATTACTTGGACAGCACCGAGATTGTTTCTCGCACAAAATTTCCTGAAAGTTGGGAGTGGACAATAATCACCTTGCCTGCTTGTTCTCCAGTAACACCTAACTG TGAGACCACATCAATTTCAAAAGGTGTTCCTTTGCCAGGCTCAATCACAACATGGCAGTTCACTGGAATTAGCCTGTCAAGAACCCGCG GAATCTGTGTTGGTGAGCCAATGTCAGTGATTGTGAAGAAGGAATTCTTCATTGATCTCAGACTGCCTTATTCTGCTGTCCGTGATGAGCAGCTGGAAATTAAAGCAATCCTTCACAACTACAGTCCTGAGTCTGTCACA GTACGTGTGGAACTCATTGAGGAAGAGCATGTGTGCAGTGCAGCCTCAAGGCGTGGAAAGTATCGTCAGGAGGTCACTATTAGGGCGGAGACTTCGCGATCTGTACCTTTTGTCATCATTCCCATGAAGGACGGCGAACGTACCATTGAGGTCAAAGCAGCTGTGAAGGGCTCATCGATAAGTGATGGAATCATAAAAAAGTTGCTGGTGGTG CCTAAAGGCGTGCTGATCAAAACCCCTATAGTCATACCTATAGATCCAACAAAAATAGGCGTTG ATGGTAAACAAGAACAAACTATAAACAGTGGAATTGCTAGAAGTGATGTGGTTCCAAACACACCTACAAGCACACAGATTTATGTGATGG GGAGAGAACAAGTTAGTGTACTGGTGGAGAATGTAATCAGTGGATCATCAATGGCATCTTTTATCCTCCAGCCCTCTGGATGTGGAGAGCAGAACATGATAACCATGACTCTGCCCGTCATTGCAACCACATATTTGGACAAAACTAACCAATGGGAAACTGTGGGGTTTCAGAAACGGGATGAGGCCCTTGGACACATAACAACTG GCTACCATAACGAGCTGGCTTACCGCAATGATGATGGGTCGTTTAGTACGTTTGTCAATGGAATAAACAGCACCTG GCTGACAGCCTATGTTCTCAAGGTGTTTTCCATGTCCCACCCTCTGGTAAAAGTGGAAAACAACGTGCTCTGTAATGCTGTAAACTTCCTGATTCTCAAAACACAGGAACCTGATGGCAAGTTTTGCGAAGTTGGAAGAGTAGTCCATGGCGAGATGATT gGTGATGTGGCCGGCAAAGACTCAGATGTCTCCTTGACAGCCTTCTGCCTCATTGCCATGCAGGAGTCAAAATCAATATGCAATGAATCTGTTAAT AGTCTGTCTTCCAGCATAGACAAAGCAGTGGCATACCTGGAGAAGCGCTTGCCCAATGTTACCAACCCATATGCTATTGCCATGTCATCCTACGCCCTGTCTATtgaaaacaaactgaacaagCAGCTCCTCTACAACTTTGTTTCCTCAG ACTTAGCCCACTGGACTGTACCTAGTGGAGATATTTACACACTGGAGGCCACAGCTTATGCTCTACTCGCTCTGGTCAAGGCCAAA GCTTTAGAAGATGCAGGACGGGTTGTGAGATGGTTCAATCAACAGGATTTTGTGGGCGGAGGCTACGGTTCAACTCAG GCTACAATAACTGTGTACCAGGCTGTCGCAGAGTACTGGGCCATAGCTAAAGAACCAGAGTATGATCTGAATGTGGAAATCAAGGTGCAGGGACGGTTAAAGTCGGTCAGGTTCAGCTTCAACAGGAATAACCACTATGCTACAAGAAGAGAAAAC CTCAAGGATATTAACCAAAATGTGACAGTTGTTGCTACAGGCACAGGAGAAGCAACACTGAAA ATGGTGTCACTGTATTATGCTGAGCCCAAACTAACAGAAAGTGACTGTAAGAGGTTTAATTTGTCAGTGGAGCTCATCCCAG AGCAAATGGGTGAAGACAACAGGGTATACAAGCTGAAGATTGAGGTTTT GCATAAGAACAGCAGCCATGATGCTAGCATGTCAATCTTAGATATCGGTTTGCTTACTGGCTTCACTCCTAACAAAGATGACCTGGATGCA TTGTCTAGTGGCCATGCCCGGATAATTTCAAAATATGAGATGAACAAATTCCTGTCAGAACGAGGTTCACTCATCCTCTACCTAGACAAG GTATCACACAGTGAACCAGAGGAGATCAGTTTTAGGATCCATCAAGAGATCAAAGTGGGAGTCGTGCAGCCAGCTGCTGTGTCAGTCTATGAATACTATGACC AAACGCATTGTGTAAAATTCTACCATCCAGAGAGGAAAGCTGGACATCTACTGCGACTCTGCAATGGTGAAGATTGTCCATGTGCTGAAG agaaCTGCAGCATGCAGAAGAAGGGAGACATTAGCAATGAACTGCGCACACAAACAGTTTGTGAGAGTACTAGGACCCACAAAATCGAGTTTG tgtaCAAAGTGAAAGTGGAAGAGTTCCAGCAAGATTCTACCACAGATCGTTACACAATGCGCATAGAGGAAATCATTAAAGAAG gaaacactgatgttGGTGCTTTGGGTAAACTGCGCATATTCCTCACGTTCCCACATTGCAGAGCAGCTTTAAATCTGATTAAAGGGAAAACCTACCTCATCATGggctcatccagagacattcgtAGAGTTGAACAGCATAAAAC GTATCAGTATGTGCTTGGTGAGAGGACCTGGGTTGAGTATTGGCCAACACCAGGAGAGTGTCAACTTGATCACCGAAATACGTGTTTGGGCTTGGAGGATATGGTCGAAACATACCGAGAATTTAGATGTGAGGACTAG
- the LOC114447696 gene encoding complement C3-like isoform X2 produces the protein MKQHVYLQADFPGQTLEKVVLVSFQSGYIFIQTDKTLYTPNSKVHYRIFGVTPDMKPVGENTGTDSTISIEIVTPDNIILQHSDSVTMTSGMYSGHYALGEIVSTGVWKLVAMFQSNPQQTFSAEFEVKEYVLPSFEVKLTPSSNFFYVDSEEFTVDIAATYLFGQEVEGTAYVVFGVICEGQKKSFSASLQRVQIQRGKGKASLRQNHITQTYSNILDLEKKFLYVAVSVLTDTGSEMVEAELRGIQIVQSPYTIHFKRTPKYFKPGMTFDVWIEVLNPDESPAAGVPVVVIPGDDSGITEDNGMARLTINTVAMQKTLEITAKTLDRRISDKRQTSANMTAFPYQTNSNHYIHISVDATEMKLGKNLKVLLYLNTKGNHDITLLILSRGQLVDFKRKRTEGQLLIAAIFPIDREMLPSFRVVAYYHPTADEVVSDSVWVNVKVSCMGMLRLEPTRHVPSYEPSKMFGMRVTGDPGATVGLVAVDKGVYVLNNKLRLTQKKIWDIVEEHDTGCTPGGGKDSMGVFFDAGLLFVTSTASGTPYRQGLKCAAPERKKRAATLMEVTTSMLSRYQEKTERECCLDGMKEIPVSYSCERRMNYIVDGQACKDAFLYCCTEMKKVRKERREENLQLARSEDNDSDYLDSTEIVSRTKFPESWEWTIITLPACSPVTPNCETTSISKGVPLPGSITTWQFTGISLSRTRGICVGEPMSVIVKKEFFIDLRLPYSAVRDEQLEIKAILHNYSPESVTVRVELIEEEHVCSAASRRGKYRQEVTIRAETSRSVPFVIIPMKDGERTIEVKAAVKGSSISDGIIKKLLVVPKGVLIKTPIVIPIDPTKIGVDGKQEQTINSGIARSDVVPNTPTSTQIYVMGREQVSVLVENVISGSSMASFILQPSGCGEQNMITMTLPVIATTYLDKTNQWETVGFQKRDEALGHITTGYHNELAYRNDDGSFSTFVNGINSTWLTAYVLKVFSMSHPLVKVENNVLCNAVNFLILKTQEPDGKFCEVGRVVHGEMIGDVAGKDSDVSLTAFCLIAMQESKSICNESVNSLSSSIDKAVAYLEKRLPNVTNPYAIAMSSYALSIENKLNKQLLYNFVSSDLAHWTVPSGDIYTLEATAYALLALVKAKALEDAGRVVRWFNQQDFVGGGYGSTQATITVYQAVAEYWAIAKEPEYDLNVEIKVQGRLKSVRFSFNRNNHYATRRENLKDINQNVTVVATGTGEATLKMVSLYYAEPKLTESDCKRFNLSVELIPEQMGEDNRVYKLKIEVLHKNSSHDASMSILDIGLLTGFTPNKDDLDALSSGHARIISKYEMNKFLSERGSLILYLDKVSHSEPEEISFRIHQEIKVGVVQPAAVSVYEYYDQTHCVKFYHPERKAGHLLRLCNGEDCPCAEENCSMQKKGDISNELRTQTVCESTRTHKIEFVYKVKVEEFQQDSTTDRYTMRIEEIIKEGNTDVGALGKLRIFLTFPHCRAALNLIKGKTYLIMGSSRDIRRVEQHKTYQYVLGERTWVEYWPTPGECQLDHRNTCLGLEDMVETYREFRCED, from the exons ATGAAGCAGCATGTTTACCTGCAAGCTGATTTTCCTGGACAAACACTGGAGAAGGTTGTTTTAGTGTCCTTCCAGTCTGGCTACATCTTTATTCAGACGGACAAGACCCTCTACACCCCTAACAGCAAAG TTCACTATAGGATATTTGGAGTGACACCTGACATGAAGCCTGTAGGGGAGAACACTGGAACTGATTCTACCATTTCCATCGAGATTGTG ACCCCTGATAACATCATTTTGCAGCATTCAGATAGTGTTACCATGACATCAGGAATGTACTCTGGACATTATGCACTCGGTGAAATTGTTAG CACTGGAGTGTGGAAGTTGGTGGCAATGTTCCAAAGCAACCCACAGCAGACCTTTTCTGCAGAGTTCGAGGTCAAAGAGTACG TCCTGCCCAGTTTTGAGGTTAAACTAACACCTTCAAGCAATTTCTTCTATGTGGACAGTGAAGAGTTCACTGTTGACATCGCAGCTAC GTATCTGTTTGGTCAGGAAGTGGAAGGAACAGCCTATGTCGTATTCGGAGTTATATGTGAAGGTCAGAAGAAGAGCttttcagcttctcttcagagaGTGCAG ATTCAAAGAGGTAAAGGAAAGGCTTCGCTGAGACAGAATCACATCACACAGACTTACTCAAACATCCTTGACCTTGAGAAGAAGTTCTTATATGTAGCTGTCAGTGTGCTGACAGATACCG GTAGTGAAATggtggaggcagagctgagAGGTATCCAGATTGTCCAGTCACCGTACACCATCCACTTCAAAAGAACTCCAAAATACTTCAAACCAGGAATGACCTTTGATGTTTGG ATTGAAGTTCTGAATCCTGATGAGTCTCCGGCAGCTGGTGTTCCAGTTGTTGTTATTCCTGGTGATGACAGTGGCATTACTGAAGACAATGGCATGGCAAGGCTTACCATCAATACAGTGGCAATGCAAAAAACACTGGAAATCACT GCAAAGACGCTTGATAGGCGTATTTCAGATAAACGTCAAACATCTGCCAACATGACAGCTTTTCCATACCAAACCAACAGCAACCATTATATCCACATAA GTGTCGATGCAACTGAGATGAAATTAGGAAAGAACTTAAAGGTCCTGCTCTACCTCAACACCAAGGGAAATCATGACATCACATTGCTG ATCCTGAGCAGAGGCCAGCTCGTGGACTTTAAACGTAAAAGGACAGAGGGCCAACTTCTGATTGCGGCGATATTTCCTATCGACAGGGAAATGCTACCTTCATTCCGTGTTGTAGCCTACTACCATCCAACTGCCGATGAAGTGGTGTCAGACTCTGTTTGGGTGAACGTAAAAGTCTCCTGCATGGGCATG TTAAGGCTGGAGCCAACAAGACATGTACCATCCTATGAACCCAGTAAGATGTTTGGTATGAGAGTCACAGGAGATCCAGGGGCCACAGTGGGACTGGTCGCAGTTGACAAAGGTGTCTACGTCTTAAACAACAAGCTGCGACTCACCCAGAAAAAG ATATGGGACATAGTAGAGGAGCATGACACAGGATGCAcaccaggaggaggaaaggacaGTATGGGTGTGTTCTTTGATGCTGGCCTTCTGTTTGTGACCAGCACTGCTTCTGGGACCCCGTACAGACAAG GACTGAAATGCGCTGCCCCAGAAAGGAAAAAACGAGCTGCTACCTTAATGGAGGTCACAACCAGTATGT TAAGTAGAtatcaggagaaaacagagcgTGAGTGTTGTTTGGATGGCATGAAAGAAATCCCTGTTTCATATTCCTGCGAGAGACGCATGAACTACATTGTGGATGGTCAGGCTTGCAAAGATGCCTTCCTTTACTGCTGTACTGAGATGAAAAAAGTGcgaaaggagaggagggaggaaaatcTTCAGCTGGCTCGCA GTGAGGACAATGACAGTGATTACTTGGACAGCACCGAGATTGTTTCTCGCACAAAATTTCCTGAAAGTTGGGAGTGGACAATAATCACCTTGCCTGCTTGTTCTCCAGTAACACCTAACTG TGAGACCACATCAATTTCAAAAGGTGTTCCTTTGCCAGGCTCAATCACAACATGGCAGTTCACTGGAATTAGCCTGTCAAGAACCCGCG GAATCTGTGTTGGTGAGCCAATGTCAGTGATTGTGAAGAAGGAATTCTTCATTGATCTCAGACTGCCTTATTCTGCTGTCCGTGATGAGCAGCTGGAAATTAAAGCAATCCTTCACAACTACAGTCCTGAGTCTGTCACA GTACGTGTGGAACTCATTGAGGAAGAGCATGTGTGCAGTGCAGCCTCAAGGCGTGGAAAGTATCGTCAGGAGGTCACTATTAGGGCGGAGACTTCGCGATCTGTACCTTTTGTCATCATTCCCATGAAGGACGGCGAACGTACCATTGAGGTCAAAGCAGCTGTGAAGGGCTCATCGATAAGTGATGGAATCATAAAAAAGTTGCTGGTGGTG CCTAAAGGCGTGCTGATCAAAACCCCTATAGTCATACCTATAGATCCAACAAAAATAGGCGTTG ATGGTAAACAAGAACAAACTATAAACAGTGGAATTGCTAGAAGTGATGTGGTTCCAAACACACCTACAAGCACACAGATTTATGTGATGG GGAGAGAACAAGTTAGTGTACTGGTGGAGAATGTAATCAGTGGATCATCAATGGCATCTTTTATCCTCCAGCCCTCTGGATGTGGAGAGCAGAACATGATAACCATGACTCTGCCCGTCATTGCAACCACATATTTGGACAAAACTAACCAATGGGAAACTGTGGGGTTTCAGAAACGGGATGAGGCCCTTGGACACATAACAACTG GCTACCATAACGAGCTGGCTTACCGCAATGATGATGGGTCGTTTAGTACGTTTGTCAATGGAATAAACAGCACCTG GCTGACAGCCTATGTTCTCAAGGTGTTTTCCATGTCCCACCCTCTGGTAAAAGTGGAAAACAACGTGCTCTGTAATGCTGTAAACTTCCTGATTCTCAAAACACAGGAACCTGATGGCAAGTTTTGCGAAGTTGGAAGAGTAGTCCATGGCGAGATGATT gGTGATGTGGCCGGCAAAGACTCAGATGTCTCCTTGACAGCCTTCTGCCTCATTGCCATGCAGGAGTCAAAATCAATATGCAATGAATCTGTTAAT AGTCTGTCTTCCAGCATAGACAAAGCAGTGGCATACCTGGAGAAGCGCTTGCCCAATGTTACCAACCCATATGCTATTGCCATGTCATCCTACGCCCTGTCTATtgaaaacaaactgaacaagCAGCTCCTCTACAACTTTGTTTCCTCAG ACTTAGCCCACTGGACTGTACCTAGTGGAGATATTTACACACTGGAGGCCACAGCTTATGCTCTACTCGCTCTGGTCAAGGCCAAA GCTTTAGAAGATGCAGGACGGGTTGTGAGATGGTTCAATCAACAGGATTTTGTGGGCGGAGGCTACGGTTCAACTCAG GCTACAATAACTGTGTACCAGGCTGTCGCAGAGTACTGGGCCATAGCTAAAGAACCAGAGTATGATCTGAATGTGGAAATCAAGGTGCAGGGACGGTTAAAGTCGGTCAGGTTCAGCTTCAACAGGAATAACCACTATGCTACAAGAAGAGAAAAC CTCAAGGATATTAACCAAAATGTGACAGTTGTTGCTACAGGCACAGGAGAAGCAACACTGAAA ATGGTGTCACTGTATTATGCTGAGCCCAAACTAACAGAAAGTGACTGTAAGAGGTTTAATTTGTCAGTGGAGCTCATCCCAG AGCAAATGGGTGAAGACAACAGGGTATACAAGCTGAAGATTGAGGTTTT GCATAAGAACAGCAGCCATGATGCTAGCATGTCAATCTTAGATATCGGTTTGCTTACTGGCTTCACTCCTAACAAAGATGACCTGGATGCA TTGTCTAGTGGCCATGCCCGGATAATTTCAAAATATGAGATGAACAAATTCCTGTCAGAACGAGGTTCACTCATCCTCTACCTAGACAAG GTATCACACAGTGAACCAGAGGAGATCAGTTTTAGGATCCATCAAGAGATCAAAGTGGGAGTCGTGCAGCCAGCTGCTGTGTCAGTCTATGAATACTATGACC AAACGCATTGTGTAAAATTCTACCATCCAGAGAGGAAAGCTGGACATCTACTGCGACTCTGCAATGGTGAAGATTGTCCATGTGCTGAAG agaaCTGCAGCATGCAGAAGAAGGGAGACATTAGCAATGAACTGCGCACACAAACAGTTTGTGAGAGTACTAGGACCCACAAAATCGAGTTTG tgtaCAAAGTGAAAGTGGAAGAGTTCCAGCAAGATTCTACCACAGATCGTTACACAATGCGCATAGAGGAAATCATTAAAGAAG gaaacactgatgttGGTGCTTTGGGTAAACTGCGCATATTCCTCACGTTCCCACATTGCAGAGCAGCTTTAAATCTGATTAAAGGGAAAACCTACCTCATCATGggctcatccagagacattcgtAGAGTTGAACAGCATAAAAC GTATCAGTATGTGCTTGGTGAGAGGACCTGGGTTGAGTATTGGCCAACACCAGGAGAGTGTCAACTTGATCACCGAAATACGTGTTTGGGCTTGGAGGATATGGTCGAAACATACCGAGAATTTAGATGTGAGGACTAG